CCGGTGCTGCGGGCCTGCGCCGGTAAGGCGGCGGCACCGGGCGCCGGCGGAGCCGCCGGGGAACGCAGGAGCGCCCCGCGGGGATCCGCGGGGTCGATGCCCGCCTGGGGGCGCTCGAAAGAGGTCGGCTGCTCCGTCACGCGTGTCGCATCCATCCGTCCGGGCCCGTGCGCGCCTTGCACCGCGCGTGCAGTTCGTCCCGCAGAGATCCCGATACCCCGAATACGTGCCCCAGGAACGGAATTACCGGGCGGTCAGCGGCTGTTCGTCCGCCACCGGCGGACCGGCCGCGGCCCTCGGTGTCCGCACCGGGAGTCCCGCCTGTGGCGCAGGCCCTGCGGGTGTTGCCCTCGTACCCCTCGCTCACGTCCTGCCGCCCCTCGGTGACATCCGGTCAAGCACACTGCGCGCCCCGCGAGTTGCCACCGCGCGACCCTTGCGGAGGACGATCCTACGTTTCCTGCCCGGGGGCGCAGCAAGGGTCTCATGAGGACACATGCGCAGGCGTACGATCCCAGTCCTCCGGAAGCGAGGGTACGGTCCAGGCCGGATCGGGACGCCAGCGCGGCCAGTCGTCCGAGAACGGCGGCCCCCAGGCGCGGATCACCTCCACCGCGGCCCGCCCCGCCGCCCGCACCCGTCCGGCCTGCGCGGCGTCCATCAGGCCGTCCCGCTGGGCCTGCGCGAACTCGTCCTCGTCGCGCCACTGCCAACTGCGGTCCGGGTGCACCGAGATGTCGAGAAAGTGATCCTCGGAGTCGACCCCGCCGTCCCAGCGCGCCAGCGGCTGCTCGAGGTTGACGTACCAGTTCTTGAACCGCCAGCCCGGGTCCCAGAACAGCCACACCGACCACGGCTCCCCGGGCCGGGCCAGCTTCAGCACGCCGGTGCCGAACCAGCGGTCCCGCTGCACGGTCCGCGCCTTGGTGTAGCGCGACTCCAGCGGCTCCAGGTGCACCGGCGTCCCGTCGGCGAGGACCGGCTTGACGCACTCCGTGCCCGGCGCCATCCACACGGCGAGCAGGTCGGGGTCGTCGCGTACGACGGTGACGGGGCGGGCGATGTGGAAGCGGTCGCCTGCGTTCTCCCGGTAGCGCCACAGGATGTGACTGCCCGGGGCCCAGAAGGCCGGTGCCCCGCCCGCTTCCACGCGTCTCATCGCTCCGTCTTCCGCCATGCACAGATATTAGGTGTCCCAGGCATACGACGCTGCGGCGCGCGTCACGGTTCGCGCGCCGCTCGCACCCGCGCCGCGCCGGTCACGGACGGGTCATCCGCAGCACGTCCAGCGCCTCGTCGAGTTGCTCCACCGTGAGGTCGCCGCGCTCCACGTACCCGTTCTCCAGCACGACCTGACGGATCGTCTTGCGCTCGGCCAGCGACTTCTTGGCGACCTTCGCGGCCTCCTCGTAGCCGATGTACTGGTTCAG
This region of Streptomyces chromofuscus genomic DNA includes:
- the fomD gene encoding cytidylyl-2-hydroxypropylphosphonate hydrolase, with the translated sequence MAEDGAMRRVEAGGAPAFWAPGSHILWRYRENAGDRFHIARPVTVVRDDPDLLAVWMAPGTECVKPVLADGTPVHLEPLESRYTKARTVQRDRWFGTGVLKLARPGEPWSVWLFWDPGWRFKNWYVNLEQPLARWDGGVDSEDHFLDISVHPDRSWQWRDEDEFAQAQRDGLMDAAQAGRVRAAGRAAVEVIRAWGPPFSDDWPRWRPDPAWTVPSLPEDWDRTPAHVSS